A window of Sander vitreus isolate 19-12246 chromosome 18, sanVit1, whole genome shotgun sequence contains these coding sequences:
- the ints9 gene encoding integrator complex subunit 9: MKLYCLSGHPTLPCNVLKFKSTTIMLDCGLDTTSVLNFLPLPLVHSPRLSKLPSWVSKDGTINLEKELKECAGRVFVDSQPEFCLPERELLDLSTIDVILISNYHCMMALPYITEHTGFTGTVYATEPTLQIGRLLMEELVKFMERVPKAQSATCWKNKEIQRMLPGPLKDAVDVWTWKRSYSMQEVNSALSKVQLVGYSQKVELFGAVQVSPLSSGYSLGSSNWIIQSHHEKVAYVSGSSLLTTHPQPMDQSSLKNSDVLILTGLTQMPTANPDGMLGEFCSNLAMTIRAGGNVLVPCYSSGVIYDLLECLYQFIESANLGTTPFYFISPVANSSLEFSQIFAEWLCHNKQSKVYLPEPPFPHAELIQTNKLKHYPSIHGDFSSEFRQPCVVFTGHPSLRFGDVVHFMELWGKSGLNTIIFTEPDFSYLDALAPYQPLAMKCVYCPIDTRLNFHQVSKLLKEVQPLHVVCPEQYTQPPLTQSHRSDLMLELQPPPMPYRRCSVLNLPFRRRYERVYILPELANSLVPSEIKPGVSMATVSAVLHSKDNKHTLQSVPKPPPVPPSKKRKRVMEEPPVVLAPKPLLSGAVPLEAFLATLQKHGITEVKVEETADGHILHLQAEDTLIQLEEDGTHIVCDNNEPLRTTLRDLVLRFLQKL; encoded by the exons ATGAAATTG TATTGTCTGTCTGGTCATCCCACATTGCCTTGCAATGTCCTCAAGTTTAAATCCACCACTATCATGTTGGACTGTGGGCTGGACACCACCTCTGTCCTCAACTTCTTGCCCCTTCCTCTCGTGCACAG CCCAAGACTCTCCAAGCTACCAAGTTGGGTCTCTAAGGATGGAACAATAAACTTGGAGAAG GAGCTGAAGGAGTGTGCAGGAAGAGTGTTTGTGGACTCACAGCCAGAGTTCTGTCTCCCTGAG AGAGAACTGCTGGATCTATCTACCATTGATGTCATCCTGATCTCCAACTACCACTGTATGATGGCCCTGCCCTACATCACTGAACACACAGGCTTCACTGGGACGGTGTATGCTACAGAACCCACCCTACAGATTGGCAG ACTGTTGATGGAGGAACTGGTGAAGTTCATGGAGAGAGTTCCCAAAGCGCAGTCTGCCACCTGCTGGAAAAATAAGGAAATACAAAG GATGCTCCCTGGGCCGCTGAAGGATGCAGTAGATGTGTGGACGTGGAAACGAAGCTACAGCATGCAGGAGGTCAACTCGGCCCTCAGCAAAGTGCAGCTTGTGGGTTACTCACAGAAAGTG GAGCTGTTTGGAGCTGTACAGGTCTCCCCGTTAAGCTCTGGTTACTCATTGGGTAGCTCCAACTGGATCATCCAGTCTCATCACGAGAAAGTCGCCTATGTGTCGGGTTCGTCCCTCCTCACCACACATCCACAG CCGATGGACCAAAGCTCCCTTAAGAACAGCGATGTTCTGATTCTGACAGGACTCACCCAGATGCCCACCGCCAACCCAGACGGCATGCTGGGAGAATTCTGCAGCAACCTTG CCATGACGATTCGAGCAGGAGGCAACGTGCTAGTGCCGTGCTACTCGTCCGGGGTGATCTATGACCTGCTGGAGTGTCTGTACCAGTTCATCGAGAGCGCCAACCTGGGGACCACGCCCTTCTACTTCATCTCGCCCGTCGCCAACAGCTCGCTGGAGTTCTCTCAGATCTTCGCTGAGTG GCTTTGCCACAACAAGCAATCAAAGGTTTATCTTCCAGAGCCTCCATTCCCTCATGCAGAG TTGATCCAAACCAACAAGCTGAAGCACTACCCCAGTATCCACGGAGACTTCAGCAGTGAGTTCCGTCAGCCATGCGTGGTGTTCACCGGTCACCCCTCTCTGCGCTTCGGCGACGTGGTTCACTTCATGGAGCTGTGGGGCAAATCCGGCCTCAACACCATCATCTTTACTG AGCCAGACTTTTCGTACCTGGATGCTTTGGCTCCCTACCAGCCGCTGGCCATGAAGTGTGTTTACTGTCCCATTGACACGCGGCTCAATTTCCACCAAGTCTCAAAGCTGCTCAAGGAAGTCCAG CCCCTCCATGTGGTGTGTCCGGAGCAGTACACCCAGCCTCCCCTGACCCAGTCCCACCGCTCTGATCTGATGCTGGAGCTGCAGCCCCCTCCCATGCCCTACAGACGCTGCTCTGTTCTCAACCTGCCCTTCAGACGCCGCTATGAGCGGGTCTACATACTGCCTGAG CTGGCCAACTCCCTGGTGCCCTCTGAGATTAAACCTGGCGTTTCCATGGCAACTGTGTCTGCAGTGCTGCACTCCAaggacaacaaacacacactacag TCGGTGCCCAAACCCCCTCCAGTGCCTCCCAGCAAGAAGAGGAAACGGGTAATGGAGGAGCCTCCAGTAGTGCTGGCCCCGAAACCCCTGCTGAGTGGAGCGGTGCCCCTGGAAGCTTTCCTGGCCACATTGCAAAAG CACGGTATTACGGAGGTGAAAGTGGAGGAGACGGCAGACGGGCACATTCTGCACCTGCAGGCAGAGGACACACTGATTCAGCTGGAGGAGGACGGGACACACATCGTCTGTGACAACAACGAGCCGCTGCGTACCACACTGCGAGACCTGGTGCTGCGCTTCCTGCAGAAACTCTGA